In Aspergillus fumigatus Af293 chromosome 2, whole genome shotgun sequence, a genomic segment contains:
- a CDS encoding putative tubulin-specific chaperone Rbl2: MAPRSQLEIATSSVERLVKEEASYHRELQQQTERIQKLESQEPGEDENREYMLKQEMQRLALEETKKVLPSLKQKIDEAVAKLESLLAEEGKKGPESNVEQITAGKEAIAKAKTAKREIA; encoded by the exons ATGGCACCACGCTCCCAACTAGAAATTGCTACATCATCTGTTGAACGTctggtgaaggaggaggcctcGTACCACCGCGAGCTCCAACAGCAGACGGAAAGAATCCAAAAGCTAGAGTCTCAAGAGCctggcgaggatgagaatcGAGAATACATGCTGAAGCAGGAG ATGCAGCGCCTTGCACTTGAAGAGACCAAGAAGGTTTTGCCCAGTTTGAAacagaagatcgatgaaGCTGTAGCAAAACTTGAGAGCCTTCTT GCCgaggagggaaagaaaggcCCTGAGAGCAATGTAGAACAGATCACTGCTGGCAAGGAGGCCATCGCAAAGGCTAAGACGGCTAAAAGGGAGATTGCCTAG